One Thiobacillus sp. genomic region harbors:
- the phaR gene encoding polyhydroxyalkanoate synthesis repressor PhaR: MTDDRLIKKYPNRRLYDTSESRYITLEEVKKLVMASIPFRVVDSQTEADLTRSILLQIIMEQESGGRPLFTVAMLERFIRFYGDATQAALTSFLDMSLDMFLKQQHAINEHMQGPWTSNPMDFWMKLGQQNMGLWKEMESNFQKAMGANAPKDEKDEA; this comes from the coding sequence ATGACCGATGATCGCCTGATCAAGAAATACCCGAACCGCCGCCTCTACGACACTTCAGAAAGTCGCTACATCACCCTGGAGGAAGTGAAAAAGCTGGTCATGGCATCCATACCGTTCCGGGTGGTAGATTCCCAGACCGAAGCGGACCTGACCCGCTCCATCCTGCTGCAAATCATCATGGAGCAGGAATCCGGCGGACGGCCCCTGTTCACCGTGGCCATGCTGGAACGATTCATCCGATTCTACGGCGACGCCACCCAGGCCGCGCTAACGAGTTTCCTGGACATGAGCCTGGACATGTTCCTGAAGCAGCAGCACGCCATCAATGAGCACATGCAGGGCCCCTGGACCAGCAATCCCATGGATTTCTGGATGAAACTCGGCCAGCAAAACATGGGCTTGTGGAAAGAGATGGAAAGCAACTTCCAGAAAGCCATGGGCGCCAACGCCCCCAAGGATGAAAAGGACGAGGCGTAG
- the phaE gene encoding class III poly(R)-hydroxyalkanoic acid synthase subunit PhaE, with translation MADTNWMDGWMNAQQSYWKAWTDLAQQGMKAPEVPRNPMVDGLNKWWQAVSPMTPPDGRDVFEKLMEVSRGYYSLVERFMGSTQDAKGAETAINGWLDGMQKMWGEWMQGGLPRSFTDVGQQFKGLSTFWDLPMDTWQRLAANAMPMPGDFTNAFHPEGGVHEQVNRFLSIPAVGYTRESQEQFQILAQRHMDYAMATQAYQMAFGKLAMNTSQQFQQALRERGEERKPITSLRELYDQWVEMSEAAYADFVMTEEYQDLYGRLVNTLLALKHQMARMVDQTLEALHMPTHAEISTLQCRQQEIRRENLRLRKEQKAMQAQIDELRDAVLRAAVEEPAAERAPAARPAPRKAADAKPAAKKPEAKAAPASRATTRIKKPSAK, from the coding sequence GTGGCGGATACGAACTGGATGGACGGCTGGATGAATGCCCAGCAGAGCTACTGGAAGGCTTGGACCGATCTGGCGCAGCAAGGCATGAAAGCGCCGGAAGTGCCCAGGAACCCCATGGTGGATGGCCTGAACAAATGGTGGCAGGCCGTATCACCCATGACTCCGCCCGACGGCCGGGACGTGTTCGAAAAGCTCATGGAAGTGAGCCGGGGATACTACTCCCTGGTGGAACGGTTCATGGGGAGCACCCAGGATGCCAAGGGGGCCGAAACCGCCATCAATGGCTGGCTGGATGGGATGCAGAAGATGTGGGGGGAATGGATGCAGGGCGGCCTGCCCCGTTCCTTCACCGACGTGGGCCAGCAGTTCAAGGGCCTTTCCACCTTCTGGGACCTGCCCATGGACACCTGGCAGCGGCTGGCGGCCAATGCCATGCCCATGCCTGGGGACTTCACTAATGCGTTCCATCCGGAAGGTGGCGTGCACGAACAGGTGAACCGATTCCTCTCCATTCCCGCCGTGGGCTATACCCGGGAATCCCAGGAGCAGTTCCAGATCCTGGCCCAGCGCCACATGGACTACGCCATGGCGACCCAGGCCTACCAGATGGCCTTCGGCAAGCTGGCCATGAACACGTCCCAGCAGTTCCAGCAGGCCCTGCGCGAGCGGGGCGAGGAGCGCAAGCCCATCACCAGCCTGCGGGAGTTGTACGACCAGTGGGTGGAGATGAGCGAGGCGGCCTATGCCGACTTCGTCATGACCGAGGAATACCAGGACCTTTACGGCCGCCTGGTGAACACCCTCCTGGCCCTCAAGCACCAGATGGCGCGCATGGTGGACCAGACCCTCGAGGCGCTGCACATGCCTACCCATGCGGAGATCAGCACCCTGCAGTGCCGCCAGCAGGAGATTCGCCGGGAGAACCTGCGCCTGCGCAAGGAACAGAAGGCGATGCAGGCCCAGATAGACGAGTTGCGGGATGCAGTGCTTCGGGCCGCCGTCGAGGAACCCGCTGCCGAGCGGGCCCCGGCGGCCAGGCCGGCCCCGCGCAAGGCGGCCGACGCGAAGCCTGCTGCGAAGAAGCCGGAGGCCAAGGCCGCCCCGGCCAGCCGGGCAACGACACGCATCAAGAAACCTTCGGCCAAATAA
- a CDS encoding ankyrin repeat domain-containing protein, with product MTASLQSAALAGDIQQVNDLISGGADVNAVDAEGNAALHLAANQGHLEVVNALLAAGADANVQDAQGWTPIFKAAYNHDLDCGFAPVAQALVDAGADVNHRIFYGLTPLMLAAGAGEAAVCEVLLNAGAEVKAANEGGRTALAMAKERFFVDVINLLHEAEGFVMETEGVSCASGLRKGPPSEAKVVNFIKRPTH from the coding sequence ATGACTGCTTCACTTCAAAGCGCCGCTCTGGCCGGCGACATCCAGCAAGTTAACGACCTCATTTCTGGCGGCGCCGACGTCAATGCCGTTGACGCGGAGGGTAATGCCGCCTTGCATCTGGCCGCCAACCAGGGCCACCTGGAGGTGGTGAACGCACTCCTGGCTGCCGGTGCGGATGCCAACGTGCAGGATGCCCAGGGCTGGACCCCAATCTTCAAAGCCGCCTACAACCATGATCTGGATTGCGGCTTCGCCCCCGTGGCCCAGGCTCTGGTGGATGCGGGCGCGGATGTGAACCACCGCATCTTCTACGGCCTCACGCCCCTCATGCTTGCCGCCGGCGCTGGCGAGGCTGCGGTGTGCGAGGTGCTCCTCAACGCCGGGGCCGAGGTGAAGGCCGCCAACGAGGGCGGTCGCACCGCCCTGGCCATGGCCAAGGAGCGTTTCTTCGTCGACGTGATCAACCTGCTGCACGAGGCCGAAGGCTTCGTCATGGAGACGGAAGGGGTTTCCTGCGCCAGCGGCCTGCGCAAGGGGCCGCCCAGCGAGGCCAAGGTGGTCAACTTCATCAAGCGCCCGACTCACTGA
- the phbB gene encoding acetoacetyl-CoA reductase has translation MSETNGKVALVTGGVGGIGTAICKKLADAGCKVVANYLDEAHAREWQARMAGEGYDFAIVKCDVSSFDDCKSMGEKLNADFGGVDILVNNAGITKDGTFRKMAADQWNAVLSVNLDSVFNVTRQFIDGMLNKGWGRVINISSINGQKGQFGQTNYSAAKAGMHGFTMALAQETARKGITVNSISPGYIGTEMVMAIPEDVRNQIVAQIPIGRLGRPEEIAALVTFLASEDAAFITGANIAANGGQHMM, from the coding sequence ATGAGCGAAACGAATGGAAAAGTAGCCCTGGTTACCGGGGGAGTGGGTGGCATCGGCACCGCCATCTGCAAGAAGCTGGCCGATGCCGGCTGCAAGGTGGTGGCGAACTACCTGGACGAGGCCCACGCCAGGGAATGGCAGGCCAGGATGGCTGGCGAAGGCTATGACTTCGCCATCGTGAAGTGCGATGTTTCCAGCTTCGACGACTGCAAGTCCATGGGCGAGAAGTTGAATGCGGACTTCGGCGGCGTGGACATCCTGGTCAACAACGCGGGCATCACCAAGGACGGCACCTTCCGCAAGATGGCCGCCGACCAGTGGAACGCCGTGCTGAGCGTCAACCTGGACTCGGTATTCAACGTGACCAGGCAGTTCATCGACGGCATGTTGAACAAGGGCTGGGGCCGGGTCATCAACATCTCATCCATCAACGGCCAGAAGGGCCAGTTCGGACAGACCAACTACTCCGCCGCCAAGGCGGGCATGCATGGCTTCACCATGGCCCTGGCCCAGGAAACCGCCCGGAAGGGCATCACCGTCAATTCCATCTCTCCCGGCTACATCGGCACGGAGATGGTGATGGCGATCCCGGAGGACGTGCGCAACCAGATCGTGGCCCAGATTCCCATCGGCCGTCTGGGCAGGCCCGAGGAGATCGCCGCGCTGGTGACCTTTCTGGCCAGCGAGGACGCCGCCTTCATCACCGGCGCCAACATCGCCGCCAACGGTGGCCAGCACATGATGTAA
- a CDS encoding phasin family protein, translating into MQKDVIEMFGKTTASAMEASRKVSELNLRTFDKLFQQQADFAAFYMDASARSMELFTKAKGYQDLMAGQIAIMREYGERCVTAVRESMAFANETVTEYSTMTQEGVKQAQEQMAEATSLNIKAAA; encoded by the coding sequence ATGCAAAAAGATGTCATCGAGATGTTCGGGAAAACCACCGCGTCCGCCATGGAAGCTTCCCGCAAGGTGAGTGAGCTGAACCTGCGCACCTTTGACAAGCTGTTCCAGCAGCAGGCCGATTTCGCGGCCTTCTACATGGACGCCAGCGCCCGTTCCATGGAACTGTTCACCAAGGCCAAGGGCTACCAGGACCTGATGGCCGGCCAGATCGCCATCATGCGTGAGTACGGCGAGCGCTGCGTCACCGCGGTGCGCGAAAGCATGGCTTTCGCCAACGAGACCGTCACCGAGTACAGCACCATGACCCAGGAAGGCGTCAAGCAGGCCCAGGAACAGATGGCCGAAGCCACCAGCCTGAACATCAAGGCTGCCGCTTAA
- a CDS encoding acetyl-CoA C-acetyltransferase → MFNDVVIVAAGRTALGTFGGSLSGIPASELGARVIKGLMARAGGLAPEMIDEVIMGQVLQAGVGQNPARQAALSAGLPQEVSALTINKVCGSGLKAVHLAAQAVQCGDSGIVIAGGQENMSASPHILPRSRDGQRMGNWELVDTMIKDGLWCAFNDCHMGITAENIADKYGFSRAEQDLFAATSQQRTEAAQNAGVFDEEIIPVEIPQRKGDPIVFARDEFPRAGTTAETLSKLRPAFKKDGSVTAGNASGINDGAAAVMVMSAARAKDLGLTPIARVVSFGSAGVDPAIMGTGPIPAVRKCLDRAGWSVQDLDLIEANEAFAAQAMSVNKELGFDLSKVNISGGAIAIGHPIGASGARVLVTLLHGMKRTGANKGLATLCIGGGQGVALAVERI, encoded by the coding sequence ATGTTCAACGATGTGGTCATCGTAGCCGCGGGACGTACTGCGCTGGGGACGTTCGGCGGCAGTCTTTCGGGCATACCCGCCAGTGAATTGGGCGCCAGGGTCATCAAGGGACTCATGGCCCGGGCCGGCGGCCTGGCACCTGAAATGATCGACGAAGTCATCATGGGCCAGGTGCTCCAGGCGGGCGTCGGCCAGAACCCCGCGCGCCAGGCCGCGTTGTCCGCCGGGCTTCCCCAGGAGGTTTCCGCCCTGACCATCAACAAGGTCTGCGGCAGCGGCCTCAAGGCCGTGCACCTGGCCGCCCAGGCGGTCCAGTGTGGCGACTCCGGCATCGTCATTGCCGGGGGCCAGGAAAACATGAGCGCCTCCCCCCACATCCTGCCCCGCTCCCGGGACGGCCAGCGCATGGGCAATTGGGAGTTGGTGGACACCATGATCAAGGACGGCCTGTGGTGTGCCTTCAACGACTGCCACATGGGCATCACGGCGGAGAACATCGCGGACAAGTACGGCTTCTCCCGGGCCGAGCAGGACCTGTTCGCCGCCACCAGCCAGCAGCGCACCGAGGCGGCCCAGAACGCCGGCGTCTTCGATGAGGAAATCATTCCGGTGGAAATCCCCCAGCGCAAGGGCGACCCCATCGTGTTTGCCCGGGACGAGTTCCCACGTGCCGGTACTACCGCGGAAACGCTGTCCAAGCTGCGACCTGCCTTCAAGAAGGACGGCTCCGTGACCGCCGGCAATGCTTCCGGCATCAACGACGGGGCAGCCGCGGTCATGGTGATGTCCGCGGCCCGGGCGAAGGATCTGGGCCTTACCCCCATCGCCCGGGTGGTGAGCTTCGGTTCCGCCGGCGTGGATCCCGCCATCATGGGCACGGGCCCCATCCCCGCCGTGCGCAAGTGCCTGGACCGGGCCGGCTGGAGCGTCCAGGACCTGGACCTGATCGAGGCCAACGAGGCCTTCGCTGCCCAGGCCATGTCCGTCAACAAGGAACTGGGGTTTGACCTGAGCAAGGTGAACATCAGCGGGGGTGCCATCGCCATCGGCCATCCCATCGGCGCCTCCGGTGCCCGGGTGCTGGTGACCCTGCTCCATGGCATGAAACGTACCGGCGCGAACAAGGGCCTGGCCACGCTGTGCATCGGCGGCGGTCAGGGTGTGGCATTGGCTGTGGAAAGGATCTGA
- the ubiD gene encoding 4-hydroxy-3-polyprenylbenzoate decarboxylase — protein MRYADLRDFIAQLEARGELKRITREVDPNLEMTEIGDRVLRSGGPALLFERPKGSDIPVLANLFGTVRRVALGMGEEDPAKLREIGKLLAYLKEPEPPRGLKDAWDKWPVLKQVLNMSPKEVRSPACQEIVWEGKDVDLSRLPIQTCWPGDVAPLITWGLVITQGPHKPRQNLGIYRQQVIAPNKVIMRWLAHRGGALDFREFQAAHPGRPFPVAVALGADPATILGAVTPVPDSLSEYQFAGLLRGAKTEVAKALGSDLRIPASAEIVLEGVIHPGETALEGPYGDHTGYYNEQETFPVFTVERITLRRDPIYHSTYTGKPPDEPAILGVALNEVFVPLLQKQFPEITDFYLPPEGCSYRMAVVSMKKQYPGHAKRVMFGVWSFLRQFMYTKFILVTDEDVNVRDWNDVMWALTTRVDPARDTLLVENTPIDYLDFASPVSGLGSKMGIDATNKWPGETQREWGTPIRMTDAVKQRVDAMWNELGL, from the coding sequence ATGCGCTATGCGGACCTGCGTGACTTCATCGCCCAGCTTGAAGCCAGGGGTGAACTGAAGCGCATCACCCGGGAGGTGGACCCGAACCTGGAGATGACGGAGATCGGTGACCGGGTGCTGCGGTCTGGCGGTCCGGCCCTGTTGTTCGAGCGGCCCAAGGGCAGCGATATCCCCGTCCTGGCGAACCTGTTCGGCACGGTGAGGCGGGTGGCCCTGGGCATGGGCGAGGAAGACCCGGCCAAGCTGCGGGAGATCGGCAAACTGCTGGCCTACCTGAAGGAGCCTGAGCCTCCCCGGGGTCTGAAAGACGCCTGGGACAAGTGGCCCGTGCTCAAACAGGTGCTCAACATGTCGCCCAAGGAGGTCCGTTCCCCCGCCTGCCAGGAAATCGTTTGGGAGGGCAAGGACGTGGACCTGTCCCGCCTGCCCATCCAGACCTGCTGGCCCGGCGATGTGGCGCCGCTCATCACCTGGGGGCTGGTCATCACCCAGGGCCCCCACAAGCCGCGCCAGAATCTGGGCATCTACCGGCAGCAGGTGATCGCACCCAACAAGGTCATCATGCGCTGGCTGGCCCATCGCGGCGGCGCCCTTGACTTCCGCGAGTTCCAGGCCGCCCACCCGGGCCGGCCCTTCCCCGTGGCCGTGGCCCTGGGGGCGGACCCGGCCACCATCCTGGGGGCGGTGACCCCGGTGCCGGACAGCCTGTCCGAATATCAGTTCGCCGGCCTGCTGCGGGGCGCCAAGACAGAGGTGGCCAAGGCCCTGGGCAGCGATCTGCGGATCCCGGCCTCCGCCGAGATCGTGCTGGAAGGGGTGATCCATCCTGGCGAAACGGCGCTTGAAGGGCCCTATGGCGACCACACCGGCTACTACAACGAACAGGAAACCTTCCCCGTCTTCACCGTCGAGCGCATCACCCTGAGGCGGGACCCCATCTACCACAGCACCTACACCGGCAAGCCCCCGGACGAGCCCGCCATCCTGGGGGTGGCCCTGAACGAGGTGTTCGTGCCTCTGCTGCAGAAGCAGTTCCCCGAGATCACCGACTTCTACCTGCCGCCGGAGGGTTGCAGCTACCGCATGGCGGTAGTGAGCATGAAGAAGCAGTACCCGGGCCACGCCAAGCGGGTCATGTTCGGCGTCTGGTCCTTCCTGCGGCAGTTCATGTACACCAAGTTCATCCTGGTGACGGACGAGGACGTGAACGTGCGGGATTGGAATGACGTCATGTGGGCCCTCACCACCCGGGTGGACCCCGCCCGGGACACCTTGCTGGTGGAAAATACGCCCATCGACTATCTGGATTTCGCCAGCCCGGTCTCCGGGCTCGGCAGCAAGATGGGGATCGACGCCACCAACAAGTGGCCGGGCGAGACCCAGCGGGAGTGGGGCACCCCCATTCGCATGACCGACGCGGTCAAGCAGCGGGTGGATGCCATGTGGAACGAGTTGGGACTATAA
- a CDS encoding cyclic nucleotide-binding domain-containing protein, translating to MAMVDEDPGLPALDSIQVTELEADDPQWMLELLGNPAFGRVPASHYQALLERFSPLEVKAGQVLIRQGEPGDVFYFLRAGRAQVTRLAPNGKMVVLAVLGPGQTFGEEALLSGAPRNATVSMLEDGQVMCLGGADFRDLLESNLVHGLTPQEAEVLVRQGAQLVDVRSREEFVRGSLLGAVNIPLELLRLRVAELDRSRPCIAFCDDGRRSATATFLLVQRGFNAHVLFGGLAELGLLGSHTRNS from the coding sequence ATGGCCATGGTGGATGAAGACCCGGGACTGCCAGCCTTGGACAGCATCCAGGTGACGGAGCTGGAGGCGGATGATCCCCAGTGGATGTTGGAGCTGTTGGGCAATCCGGCCTTCGGCCGGGTGCCGGCCAGCCATTACCAGGCCTTGCTGGAACGCTTCTCGCCCCTGGAGGTGAAGGCGGGGCAAGTCCTGATCCGGCAGGGCGAACCGGGGGACGTGTTCTATTTTCTGCGCGCCGGGCGTGCCCAGGTGACCCGCCTAGCGCCCAACGGGAAGATGGTGGTGCTGGCCGTGCTCGGCCCCGGCCAGACTTTCGGCGAGGAGGCCCTTCTGTCCGGCGCCCCGCGCAACGCCACTGTGTCCATGCTGGAGGACGGTCAGGTCATGTGCCTGGGGGGGGCAGACTTCCGCGATCTGCTGGAAAGCAACCTGGTGCACGGGCTGACGCCCCAGGAAGCGGAAGTCTTGGTCAGGCAAGGTGCCCAACTGGTTGACGTAAGGTCCCGGGAGGAGTTTGTCCGGGGCAGCCTCCTGGGCGCTGTCAATATCCCCCTGGAATTGCTGCGGCTCAGAGTGGCCGAACTGGATCGATCCCGACCATGCATCGCGTTCTGCGACGACGGCCGGCGTTCTGCCACCGCCACCTTCCTGCTGGTGCAAAGGGGCTTCAATGCCCACGTGCTGTTCGGCGGTCTGGCGGAACTCGGCTTGCTGGGTTCCCATACGCGAAATAGTTGA